Proteins from a genomic interval of Alosa alosa isolate M-15738 ecotype Scorff River chromosome 8, AALO_Geno_1.1, whole genome shotgun sequence:
- the LOC125299671 gene encoding uncharacterized protein LOC125299671 encodes MRGSKSGLETRIRQNHCPTLLDVDGDSCHHVHNVAKTFAAPFSNFLEALFTDIHTDHQWASDQLDYLKMICEFLDVPFTNPPRCISHRWLSAYDVGLGTKRMLPALKILYYGFMKTQDQEVYKEVLQDMYREHELSDQAQRRIEFIHKDLCKKAMTGQGKDQKARICQKIWVESRKVDLHLSVYLGVLPILKEYVMVFQGSKTLVHKEVEVFVNFLACFIKPEHLKMSPIK; translated from the exons ATGCGTGGAAGCAAATCAGGACTAGAGACAAGGATACGCCAAAATCACTGCCCCACTCTTCTGGATGTGGATGGGGACTCATGTCATCATGTCCACAATGTGGCAAAGACATTCGCTGCTCCATTCTCGAACTTCTTGGAGGCCCTCTTCACAGACATCCATACAGATCATCAGTGGGCATCAGATCAG TTGGATTACTTGAAGATGATTTGCGAGTTCTTGGATGTACCTTTCACAAATCCCCCAAGATGTATCTCACATCGCTGGCTGTCAGCATATGATGTTGGACTTGGGACCAAAAGAATGCTCCCAGCACTAAAGATACTTTACTATGGTTTCATGAAGACGCAGGACCAAGAAGTGTACAAGGAGGTTCTGCAAGACATGTACAGAGAGCATGAATTGAGTGACCAGGCTCAAAGGAGGATTGAATTCATTCACAAGGATCTCTGCAAGAAGG CAATGACTGGTCAGGGGAAGGATCAGAAGGCCCGAATTTGTCAGAAGATTTGGGTGGAAAGTCGAAAAGTGGACTTGCATCTTAGTGTCTACCTGGGTGTTCTCCCAATTTTGAAAGAGTATGTGATGGTCTTCCAA GGAAGCAAAACTCTGGTGCACAAGGAGGTGGAGGTGTTTGTCAACTTCTTGGCCTGTTTCATAAAGCCTGAGCACCTTAAGATGTCACCAATCAAATAG